A stretch of Clostridium sp. BJN0001 DNA encodes these proteins:
- a CDS encoding UDP-N-acetylglucosamine 1-carboxyvinyltransferase: MEKLVIKGGIRLKGSVSIDGAKNAAVAILPAAILASSKKCVIDNIPDIEDVHCLERILKSLGCNVVKINNNTLEIDSAELDNCEAVTDDVRRMRASYYFIGALLARFKHAKVVLPGGCPIGVRPIDQHIKGFEALGADVVIEHGAVVIHAEKLKGANIFFDVVSVGATINVMIAATLAEGMTVLENVAKEPHVVDVANFLNSMGADIKGAGTDIIRIQGVKKLTGCSYSVIPDQIEAGTFMISAVATHGDVEIKNVIPKHLESITAKLLEMGASVEEGDDSIRVSANKPLQSVNIKTSPYPGFPTDIQQPMSALLSVVKGRSLITESIWENRHKHIDELKKMGANIKVEGRVAIIDGVKKLTGAVVRATDLRAGAAMVIAGLIAEGTTEITSIEHIDRGYHHIERKFKALGADISRVEYEEE, encoded by the coding sequence ATGGAAAAATTAGTTATAAAAGGCGGTATAAGACTTAAAGGCTCTGTAAGTATAGATGGAGCTAAAAATGCAGCAGTGGCCATATTACCAGCAGCTATATTAGCTTCAAGCAAAAAATGTGTAATTGATAATATCCCAGATATAGAAGATGTACATTGCTTAGAAAGAATACTTAAAAGTTTAGGGTGTAATGTAGTTAAGATAAATAATAATACTCTAGAAATAGATAGCGCCGAATTGGATAATTGTGAGGCAGTTACAGATGACGTAAGAAGAATGAGGGCTTCATATTATTTTATAGGCGCTCTTTTAGCCAGATTTAAGCATGCGAAAGTAGTACTTCCAGGAGGATGTCCTATAGGAGTAAGACCTATAGATCAACATATAAAAGGTTTTGAAGCATTAGGAGCGGACGTAGTAATAGAACACGGGGCTGTTGTAATTCATGCAGAAAAACTTAAAGGAGCAAATATATTTTTTGATGTAGTATCAGTAGGTGCTACAATTAATGTTATGATAGCAGCAACACTTGCAGAAGGAATGACTGTACTTGAAAATGTTGCAAAAGAACCCCATGTTGTAGATGTAGCAAACTTTTTAAACTCCATGGGTGCAGATATAAAAGGTGCAGGAACTGACATAATAAGGATTCAAGGTGTAAAGAAACTTACAGGATGTTCATATAGTGTTATACCAGATCAGATAGAAGCTGGTACTTTTATGATATCTGCAGTTGCAACACACGGAGATGTTGAAATTAAAAATGTAATTCCAAAGCACTTAGAATCTATTACGGCAAAGCTTTTAGAGATGGGAGCTTCAGTTGAAGAGGGAGATGACTCTATAAGAGTATCTGCTAATAAACCTCTTCAGTCGGTTAATATAAAAACTAGCCCATATCCGGGTTTCCCAACAGACATACAGCAACCAATGTCAGCACTTTTAAGTGTAGTTAAGGGAAGAAGTCTTATAACTGAATCTATATGGGAAAATAGACATAAGCATATAGATGAACTTAAAAAGATGGGTGCTAATATAAAAGTTGAAGGCAGAGTTGCAATAATAGATGGTGTAAAAAAGCTTACAGGAGCAGTAGTAAGAGCGACAGATTTAAGAGCAGGTGCAGCGATGGTTATTGCTGGACTTATAGCTGAAGGAACTACTGAAATTACAAGCATAGAACATATAGATAGAGGATATCATCATATAGAAAGAAAATTTAAGGCACTTGGTGCAGATATAAGCAGAGTTGAATATGAAGAGGAATAA
- a CDS encoding dUTP diphosphatase encodes MDIQSMFNAQKNFNNTFKISPELNLYKLSARKHLEFEIKLGQLADETKCFNYLLNKKNIIDIDSVFNKYITCISMALTLGLDNNYTDLISASTYPNDYCLSDQFLNLYIDINDLLASPSFDHYITLIEDLLSLGLTLGFSEDKIEQEFINKSFEKIVL; translated from the coding sequence ATGGACATTCAGTCAATGTTTAATGCACAAAAAAATTTTAATAATACTTTTAAAATAAGTCCTGAACTAAATCTATATAAATTATCTGCAAGAAAACATCTTGAATTCGAAATTAAACTTGGTCAACTTGCAGATGAAACAAAATGTTTCAATTATTTATTAAATAAAAAAAATATTATAGATATTGATTCAGTATTTAATAAATACATAACGTGTATTTCTATGGCATTAACCCTTGGACTTGATAATAACTATACTGATCTCATATCGGCATCTACATATCCTAATGACTATTGTCTTAGCGATCAGTTTTTAAATCTTTATATAGATATAAATGATCTTTTAGCGTCACCATCATTCGATCATTATATAACTCTTATAGAAGATCTTTTAAGTCTTGGACTTACATTAGGATTCTCAGAAGATAAGATAGAACAAGAATTTATAAATAAATCATTTGAAAAAATAGTTCTTTAA
- a CDS encoding DMT family transporter, protein MFGILLAIISGLSMTIQGVFNTQLGEKIGIWETNVIVSTSACLITVILSFFFRDGDYSMIKDSNKLYLLGGVLSIVITFTVMKSISLMGPSYGIGIILIAQIFSAAVIEALGLFGSDKVKFSLNEFIGIAIMILGIVIFKWKH, encoded by the coding sequence ATGTTTGGAATTTTACTAGCTATTATATCTGGTTTATCAATGACTATTCAGGGTGTATTTAATACACAACTTGGTGAAAAGATTGGTATTTGGGAAACCAATGTTATCGTATCAACATCTGCCTGTCTTATTACGGTTATATTATCATTTTTTTTTAGAGACGGAGATTATTCCATGATAAAGGATTCAAATAAACTATATCTTCTAGGTGGTGTATTAAGTATTGTTATTACATTTACTGTAATGAAAAGTATTTCTCTTATGGGACCTTCATATGGAATCGGCATAATATTAATTGCACAAATATTTTCAGCCGCTGTAATAGAAGCTTTAGGTCTATTTGGCAGTGATAAAGTTAAGTTTTCCTTAAATGAATTCATTGGTATTGCTATTATGATACTTGGTATTGTAATATTTAAATGGAAACATTAA
- a CDS encoding MBL fold metallo-hydrolase: MKILSNINFLFHLTLNNIHQYFVKNELSKTDKLLNNSINWYGHATTLINMSGKVIITDPVLGKMLGYFKRVTDIPYKINDKKVDYILLSHGHMDHMSFTSLAKLNKDAVIIIPKGYKKIIRLLGFKKIVLLHPGDTYEDKYIKIKAFKANHDGRRFYIGIDNESISYLIERNNKKVFFAGDTAFTHNFDGISADVALMPVGCYKPERFLSMHCSPVQSYNMFKKLDCPIMIPIHYKTFKISLENFNETLEQLISFHDSSIKIIDIGETYKF, from the coding sequence TTGAAAATATTATCAAATATAAATTTTTTATTTCATCTTACTTTAAACAATATACATCAATACTTTGTAAAAAATGAGTTATCAAAAACTGATAAACTTTTAAATAACTCAATAAACTGGTATGGCCATGCAACAACACTTATTAATATGTCTGGCAAAGTAATAATTACAGATCCTGTTCTTGGTAAAATGCTTGGCTATTTTAAACGTGTTACAGATATTCCTTATAAAATAAACGATAAAAAAGTTGATTATATACTTTTATCGCATGGTCATATGGATCATATGAGTTTTACATCTCTTGCAAAACTTAATAAAGATGCTGTAATAATAATCCCAAAAGGCTATAAAAAAATAATTAGACTTCTAGGTTTTAAAAAAATAGTACTTCTTCATCCTGGTGATACTTATGAGGACAAGTATATAAAAATCAAGGCTTTTAAAGCTAATCATGATGGGAGACGTTTTTATATTGGAATAGATAACGAAAGTATTTCTTACCTTATAGAAAGAAATAATAAAAAAGTTTTCTTTGCAGGTGATACTGCCTTTACTCATAACTTTGATGGAATTTCAGCTGATGTAGCATTAATGCCAGTTGGATGTTACAAGCCAGAAAGATTTTTATCAATGCATTGTAGTCCAGTTCAAAGTTACAACATGTTTAAAAAACTAGACTGCCCTATTATGATTCCAATTCATTATAAAACATTTAAAATATCACTTGAAAATTTTAATGAAACATTAGAGCAGTTAATAAGTTTTCATGATAGTTCAATTAAAATTATAGATATTGGAGAAACATATAAATTCTAA
- a CDS encoding S8 family serine peptidase codes for MFHIKNKFDNNLKYYISNGYYRKYRVLIKYKKFESSIAKKIKKLNGEVICDIPLINLICANMSSKALKRISEYPEIIEIHLDEFFILSSVSSSFKKKVNLSHKFTLKGNGIGVGIIDSGVYPHNDLMYPSHKINFFLDTINNLNYPYDDNGHGTAVAGLISGSGILSEYKYNGIAEKTKLFCIKAFDCYGKGYVSDILYSIEVLINIASENNIKVICLPCEMMSDNTFILSLFDEIFAFAVSKGLIPIVPAKTISNSENLPGNLGIGLLKNCITVGGVDTSHREIDIYKYSSRGCLLGKNMKPDISAPCSNIICLSSDTEYISERNGLKLYPRKLDKPYRILSGTALAASYTAGLCSLICEKYNDVCLNDVLSILKLSTDETSDISDLIIGNGVIDVNKLFNSKSEY; via the coding sequence ATGTTTCATATAAAAAATAAATTTGACAACAATCTTAAATATTACATTTCTAACGGCTACTATAGAAAATATAGAGTGCTTATAAAATATAAGAAATTTGAATCTTCTATAGCTAAAAAAATTAAAAAGTTAAACGGGGAAGTTATATGTGACATTCCCCTAATAAATCTTATATGTGCAAATATGTCTTCTAAAGCATTAAAAAGAATTTCTGAATATCCTGAAATTATAGAAATACATTTAGATGAATTTTTTATTCTATCTTCAGTTTCATCATCATTTAAAAAGAAAGTAAATCTTTCTCACAAATTTACTCTTAAAGGTAATGGAATTGGAGTTGGAATAATAGACAGCGGTGTATATCCTCATAATGATTTAATGTACCCATCCCATAAAATTAATTTTTTCTTAGATACTATTAATAATTTAAACTACCCTTATGATGACAATGGTCATGGTACCGCCGTAGCAGGGCTTATATCAGGAAGTGGTATCTTATCAGAGTATAAATATAATGGTATAGCAGAAAAAACCAAACTCTTTTGCATAAAAGCATTTGACTGTTATGGTAAAGGATACGTTTCAGATATTTTATATTCTATAGAAGTCTTAATAAATATTGCATCTGAAAATAATATAAAAGTAATATGTCTTCCCTGTGAAATGATGTCTGATAATACATTTATACTTTCTCTTTTTGATGAAATTTTTGCCTTTGCAGTATCAAAAGGATTAATTCCTATAGTTCCTGCTAAAACTATATCTAATTCTGAAAATTTACCTGGTAATTTAGGAATCGGACTATTAAAAAATTGTATAACCGTAGGAGGCGTTGATACTTCTCATAGAGAAATAGATATATATAAATATTCTTCTCGTGGATGTTTATTAGGGAAAAATATGAAACCTGATATTTCTGCGCCATGCAGTAATATAATATGTCTTTCATCAGATACTGAATATATATCAGAAAGAAATGGTTTAAAATTATATCCTAGAAAATTAGATAAACCTTACAGAATTCTTAGTGGAACTGCTCTTGCTGCTTCTTATACTGCAGGATTATGCTCCCTTATATGCGAAAAATATAATGATGTATGTTTAAATGATGTTTTATCAATACTAAAGTTATCAACTGATGAAACTTCTGATATATCTGATTTAATTATAGGAAATGGTGTTATAGACGTTAATAAATTATTTAACTCCAAATCAGAATATTAG
- a CDS encoding DnaD domain protein: protein MLKNRFLDFTPVSNIFIEKYMVKARGEFVKVYLLLLKHTIFGEPGVNTQMLASSLNLLESDVMNALNYWNDETVIKFRKIDNLGNFSIEFLDLNEDFEKSNKNLDLLNELDNSNTKDMLKDIESLLGRPLSPNEMSMYLSWQKEFNFSSELIYILMEYCISRGKSDPRYIEKVAINWHDMNITTVEEAQNLIKRNEDKWVSIRKILAYLGLNDKQIMKPQQDMIEKWLFIYKFPLDVIYKACDICSERLNRADLKYIDGILSKWNKNNLKTIKDIALKDTRPQKPKNKNTNSKLKFNNFKPREYDYDELEKKLLGWDKDD, encoded by the coding sequence ATGCTGAAAAACAGATTTCTTGATTTTACACCGGTAAGTAATATATTTATAGAAAAGTATATGGTAAAAGCACGTGGAGAGTTTGTAAAAGTATATCTCCTTCTTCTAAAGCATACTATATTTGGCGAACCGGGAGTAAATACTCAAATGCTTGCATCTTCACTCAATCTTTTAGAGTCAGATGTAATGAATGCTCTTAATTACTGGAATGATGAAACTGTAATAAAATTTCGTAAAATAGATAACTTAGGTAATTTTAGTATTGAATTTCTAGATCTTAATGAAGACTTTGAAAAATCTAATAAAAATCTAGATTTATTAAATGAACTTGATAATTCAAATACTAAAGATATGTTAAAAGATATTGAAAGCCTTCTTGGAAGACCTCTTTCTCCAAATGAAATGTCTATGTATCTAAGCTGGCAGAAAGAATTTAATTTTTCATCAGAGCTAATATATATTCTGATGGAATACTGTATATCACGTGGTAAAAGTGATCCTAGATATATAGAAAAAGTGGCAATAAACTGGCATGATATGAATATAACAACTGTTGAAGAAGCTCAAAATCTAATAAAAAGAAATGAAGACAAATGGGTAAGCATAAGAAAAATTCTTGCTTATCTTGGACTAAATGATAAACAGATAATGAAGCCACAGCAAGATATGATTGAAAAATGGCTATTTATTTATAAATTTCCACTTGATGTTATATACAAAGCATGTGATATATGCTCAGAACGTTTAAATAGAGCTGATCTTAAATATATTGATGGAATTCTTTCAAAATGGAATAAAAATAATCTTAAAACAATAAAAGATATTGCACTAAAAGATACAAGACCACAAAAGCCAAAAAATAAAAACACTAATTCAAAATTGAAATTCAATAATTTTAAACCACGAGAATATGATTATGATGAATTAGAGAAAAAACTGTTAGGATGGGATAAAGATGATTAA
- a CDS encoding ATP-binding protein gives MIKGYQAEIMKIYQTIRDNEDKKQKERRNEIKKKYPEIIEIENKISKLSLNMAIDILKSKDKNNIIENYKNKMTDLKMKKCELLVSKGYDSDYLNHHYDCPKCKDTGFIGTDKCSCYKEKLIRLYYKNSELQNIISDKNFDTFDINLFSTHRNENEKYSPRKNMENNLDYIMKSYIPDFNNITTNLLFYGNPGSGKTFLSYCIAETLLNAGYLVVYRTSEELIDNLRDVRFNNDNNIEELLLDCDLLIIDDLGSEHLNEFSVSELFSFLNKKILTNKKMLISTNLTLPEIVKNYSERISSRLIGDFKLCKFYSDDIRIKKNLNNR, from the coding sequence ATGATTAAAGGCTATCAAGCAGAGATAATGAAGATATATCAGACTATACGAGATAATGAAGATAAAAAACAAAAAGAAAGAAGAAATGAAATTAAAAAAAAATATCCTGAAATAATAGAAATAGAAAATAAGATTTCAAAACTCTCTCTTAATATGGCAATAGATATTTTAAAATCAAAAGATAAAAATAATATTATAGAAAATTATAAAAATAAAATGACAGATTTAAAAATGAAAAAATGTGAACTTTTAGTTTCAAAAGGATACGATTCTGACTATCTAAATCATCATTACGACTGTCCAAAATGCAAAGATACTGGTTTTATTGGCACAGATAAATGTTCATGTTATAAAGAAAAACTAATACGTCTTTACTATAAGAATTCAGAACTTCAAAACATAATATCTGATAAGAATTTTGATACTTTTGATATTAATCTTTTTTCTACTCATAGAAATGAAAATGAGAAATATTCTCCAAGAAAAAATATGGAAAATAATCTTGATTATATAATGAAATCATATATACCCGATTTCAATAATATAACAACTAATCTTTTATTCTATGGTAATCCAGGAAGCGGAAAAACATTTTTATCATACTGCATAGCAGAAACACTTTTAAACGCAGGATATCTTGTTGTATACAGAACTTCTGAAGAACTAATTGATAACTTAAGAGATGTTAGATTTAATAATGATAATAATATTGAGGAACTTCTTCTTGATTGTGATCTTCTTATAATTGATGACTTAGGATCGGAACATTTAAATGAATTTTCAGTTTCTGAATTATTTTCTTTCCTAAATAAAAAAATATTAACAAATAAAAAAATGCTTATTTCTACAAATCTTACATTACCTGAAATTGTTAAAAATTATAGTGAAAGAATTTCATCAAGACTTATTGGAGATTTTAAACTTTGCAAATTTTATTCTGACGATATACGAATAAAAAAGAATTTAAACAATAGATAA
- a CDS encoding NAD(P)/FAD-dependent oxidoreductase: MFFHDLIILGGGASGLTAAICAKDLGMDVAIIESNDRIGKKILSTGNGRCNISNSKIESPYINYHSSNKNFYKEILDNFSVSDTKNFFMSLGLPFTELSDGKMYPSSLQASSVVDILKLALDEREIPVYTSCKVKDVSKNKNFVLVTSNDEYKKFTCNKLILACGGKSAPNSGSDGSGFKIAKMLGHSIVEPLPGIVQLKLDYPHLRALSGIKFNGNASLFIDKTLKRTCFGEILFTDYGISGPPILQLSSDVSKFLSKGHKVYINIDMFPEKTLDSLTDLLMSHFSVFSYREISSSLIGIINKKLIPIILKDTGIANIHETCDMIDWNLINDLIKKFKSWNFICTGTKGFTNAQVTVGGVNTNEIDKYTLESLKCKNLLFSGEIMDVNGDCGGFNLQWAWSSGYIVAKSAYNLK; encoded by the coding sequence ATGTTTTTTCACGACTTAATAATACTAGGCGGCGGTGCATCCGGTCTTACTGCTGCAATTTGTGCAAAAGATTTAGGAATGGATGTTGCTATAATAGAATCTAACGATAGAATAGGAAAAAAGATACTATCCACAGGAAATGGAAGATGTAACATATCAAATAGTAAAATTGAAAGTCCATATATTAATTACCATAGTTCAAATAAAAATTTTTATAAAGAAATCTTAGATAATTTTTCAGTTTCAGATACAAAAAATTTCTTTATGTCATTAGGACTTCCTTTTACTGAACTTAGTGACGGAAAAATGTATCCTTCATCTCTTCAAGCATCCTCTGTTGTAGATATTTTAAAACTTGCTTTAGATGAAAGAGAAATACCCGTGTATACATCATGTAAGGTTAAGGATGTATCAAAAAATAAAAATTTTGTTCTCGTTACATCTAACGATGAATATAAAAAATTTACCTGTAATAAATTAATACTCGCATGTGGCGGAAAATCAGCTCCAAATTCAGGCTCAGATGGATCAGGATTTAAAATAGCTAAAATGTTAGGTCATTCAATAGTTGAGCCTCTTCCAGGGATTGTACAGCTTAAACTTGATTATCCTCACCTTAGAGCTTTATCTGGAATAAAATTTAATGGAAATGCATCACTTTTTATAGATAAGACTCTAAAAAGAACATGTTTCGGAGAAATATTATTTACTGACTATGGTATTTCAGGTCCTCCTATACTTCAGCTTTCATCAGATGTATCAAAGTTCCTTTCAAAAGGACATAAAGTATATATAAATATTGATATGTTTCCAGAAAAAACTCTAGATTCATTAACTGATCTTTTAATGAGTCACTTTTCAGTATTTAGTTATAGGGAAATAAGCTCATCTCTTATTGGAATAATAAATAAAAAGCTCATTCCAATAATTTTAAAAGATACAGGTATTGCTAATATTCATGAAACATGTGATATGATAGACTGGAATCTTATTAATGACCTTATTAAAAAATTTAAAAGCTGGAATTTTATATGCACAGGTACTAAAGGCTTCACAAACGCTCAGGTAACCGTTGGAGGCGTTAACACTAATGAAATAGATAAATATACTCTTGAGTCTCTAAAATGCAAAAATCTGCTGTTTTCAGGCGAAATTATGGATGTAAACGGAGACTGTGGTGGATTTAATCTTCAATGGGCTTGGAGTTCTGGATATATAGTAGCAAAATCTGCATATAATTTAAAATAA
- a CDS encoding DUF1858 domain-containing protein, producing the protein MINKDMTIGELVRTDSSKVPILMNFGMGCVGCPSAQAETLEEAAMVHGINIDDLVAALNK; encoded by the coding sequence ATGATAAATAAGGATATGACAATAGGTGAATTAGTAAGAACAGATTCTTCTAAAGTGCCAATATTAATGAATTTTGGTATGGGATGTGTTGGATGTCCATCTGCTCAAGCAGAAACTCTTGAAGAAGCAGCAATGGTTCATGGAATAAATATTGATGATTTAGTTGCAGCTTTAAATAAATAA
- a CDS encoding adenylosuccinate synthase, producing MSAFIVLGAQWGDEGKGKMTDYLAEEANVVVRFQGGNNAGHTVVVGDKEYKLHLIPSGILYDDKLNVIGNGVVVDPSALFEEIEYLEGVGVKVTPEKLIISDRAHLIMPYHKILDKLKEIARGKNDIGTTCKGIGPCYTDKFERCGIRVCDLMHEDVFKAKLKENIDMKNAYITKVLGGEALDYDTILNDYLKYAEKLRPFVKDTSVEVYNSIKSDKSVLFEGAQGMLLDIDYGSYPFVTSSNTVAGGVANGVGIGPNMIDSAVGIVKAYTTRVGKGPFPTELNDETGNWIRESGHEYGVTTGRSRRCGWLDLVIVKTAARVSGLTSLAVTKIDTLAGLSKIKICTGYKFNGKIIDYFPASLEDVAKCEPIYEEFDGWDEKVADARSFDELPDTTKKYLKRISEFTGTKVSLIGVGAGRDQTIRVDNI from the coding sequence ATGTCAGCATTTATAGTTTTAGGTGCACAGTGGGGCGATGAAGGAAAAGGAAAGATGACAGATTATTTAGCAGAAGAAGCTAATGTTGTTGTTAGATTTCAAGGAGGAAATAATGCTGGTCACACAGTAGTTGTTGGAGACAAGGAATATAAACTTCACCTTATTCCATCAGGGATACTCTATGATGATAAACTTAATGTTATAGGAAATGGTGTAGTAGTAGATCCTAGCGCTTTATTTGAAGAAATTGAGTATTTAGAGGGTGTAGGGGTTAAGGTTACGCCAGAAAAGTTAATCATAAGTGATAGAGCTCACCTTATTATGCCATATCATAAAATCTTAGATAAATTAAAAGAAATAGCAAGAGGAAAAAATGACATTGGAACTACATGTAAGGGAATAGGACCATGTTATACAGATAAATTCGAAAGATGTGGAATACGAGTATGTGATTTAATGCATGAAGATGTATTTAAAGCAAAATTAAAAGAAAACATAGATATGAAGAATGCTTATATAACAAAAGTTTTAGGCGGGGAAGCATTAGACTATGATACTATTTTAAATGATTATTTAAAATATGCAGAAAAGTTAAGACCTTTTGTTAAAGATACTTCTGTTGAAGTTTACAATTCTATAAAATCAGATAAAAGCGTATTATTTGAAGGAGCACAGGGAATGCTTCTTGATATAGATTATGGTTCATATCCATTCGTAACATCTTCTAATACTGTAGCTGGAGGAGTTGCAAATGGTGTAGGAATAGGACCTAATATGATAGACAGCGCTGTAGGAATAGTTAAAGCATATACTACAAGAGTAGGTAAAGGACCATTCCCAACAGAACTTAATGATGAAACAGGAAACTGGATAAGAGAAAGCGGACACGAATATGGAGTAACTACAGGAAGATCAAGAAGATGTGGATGGCTTGACCTTGTTATAGTAAAGACAGCAGCAAGAGTAAGTGGACTTACTTCACTTGCAGTTACAAAGATAGATACACTTGCAGGTCTTTCTAAGATAAAGATATGTACTGGATATAAGTTCAATGGCAAGATAATTGATTATTTCCCAGCAAGTCTTGAAGATGTTGCAAAGTGCGAACCTATTTATGAAGAATTTGATGGATGGGACGAAAAAGTAGCAGATGCAAGAAGCTTTGATGAACTTCCAGATACAACAAAGAAATATTTAAAGAGAATAAGTGAATTTACAGGAACAAAAGTATCATTAATAGGTGTTGGAGCAGGAAGAGATCAGACAATAAGAGTTGATAACATATAA